The following coding sequences lie in one Zingiber officinale cultivar Zhangliang chromosome 2B, Zo_v1.1, whole genome shotgun sequence genomic window:
- the LOC122048140 gene encoding uncharacterized protein LOC122048140 yields MLHQDCQIRSKDHSKNPRLEVNAIIEKPPARVYKEKEEVQIHPNRSDPTTFIAADLESKKKAEMSAYLRQNHDEDRMQPSIRLDYQATNNKAEYEALIVGLQAARHVGATKVLIHSDYQLVAQQLSGTFKISSSRLKLYVEAFEKLKINF; encoded by the exons atgctacatcaaGATTGTCAGATCAGAAGCAAGGACCACTCGAAAAATCCACGCCTAGAGGTGAACGCCATCATTGAGAAGCCCCCTGCCAGGGTttataaagaaaaggaagaagtccaaaTTCACCCAAACCGGTCGGATCCGACCACCTTCATTGCCGCCGATCTAGAGAGCAAGAAAAAGGCGGAGATGTCCGCCTACCTCAGGCAAAATCATGAC GAAGACCGGATGCAACCTTCCATTCGGCTGGATTATCAGGCCACCAACAACAaagctgagtatgaagccttgatagtcgGCTTACAGGCAGCGCGACATGTCGGAGCcacaaaagtcctcattcactcggaTTATCAATTGGtcgcccaacaactatcagggaCGTTCAAGATTAGCAGCtcccgactcaagttatatgtagaAGCTTTTGAGAAGCTGAAGATAAATTTTTAA